The region CTCAGGATCAGAAGCGCCAGCAGCAAGTTGGGCCCGGCGCTTGCTGCGACGAGCGCGTCGATCTCCGCCCCCGTTCCGAAGCTGCGCGCCAGCACGAACTGCAGCGCGAGCTGCAGCACCTGGCCGGCAAGTGCCAGCACGCTCAGCGAGCCGCTAGCGCGCCACATCCGGCTCTCTCCCCCGTGAGATCAGCACGATGGCCCCTGTCACAAGTGCGGCTGCAGCGTGACAACTCTGCGACACCTTCCATCTGTGGACGTATGCGCTCATTTGGCCAGCTACCATAGCCGCTCTGGGCGGGTTGCGTGAGCGTCACCCCGGAGGAAGGCACAATGTCCGGTTCGTACGACCCCGAAAAATTCCGGCGCGATCTCGGTCGACAGCTTCGCGCGTTGCGACGCGAGTCGGGTCTGACGCAGGCCGTGGTCGCAAAGCACGCGGAAATCGGCAACGAGTTCGTGAGCCGTCTTGAGAACGGCCAGGGCTCTCCCTCGCTCGATACGCTCGGTCGTCTTGCCGCGGCGCTCGACATCCCGGTCTCCGAGCTCTTCCAGTTTGAAAACGAATCGCCCACCCAGCAACGCACAACCAAGCGCCTGATGCGTGTCCTCAACCGGCTCGGTGAAGAAGAAATCGACCTCGTGCTTCGCATGGCCGAACAGGTTGCCCGTTACCAGTCGCGCAGTTCCCAAGATCTCCCCGAATCGTCCTGCGCCTAGGCGTCAGGCTCTTTTGAAATCAGGTAGCTACCGATTGCCAGGTGATCGAGGCCGCAGGAATAGAAAGTGCTGATTGCCTCAAGCGGGCTCAGCACGATGGGCTGGCCCTTCACGTTGAAAGACGTGTTCATCACGACAGCCGCGCCGGTACGCTTTTCCATCTCTTCGAGCATTTGCCAGTAGAGCGGCGCGACCTTTTTCGAGACGCTCTGCACGCGGCAGGTGCCGTCTACGTGCACCGCCGCGGGGATGGTATTCTTTCCGTGTTCGTTGGCCTGGAAGGCGACGATCATAAAGGGCGAGTGAATCGGACGCTCGACGAACTGGCCGACCTTCTCTTCCTGGATCGAAGGGGCAAACGGGCGCCAGGGCTCTCGCCACTTCACTTCCTTGTTCACCTTGTCCTTCATTTCGGCCATGCCGGGATTGGCCAGAATGCTGCGTGCACCCAGCGCGCGCGGGCCAATCTCGCAGCGGCCCTGAAACCAGGCGACGATCTTTCCGGCGGCCAGCTTCTCCGCAGTCTCGACGGCAATGTTCTCGCACTTTTTCCAGTGGGCGACCTTGCTCTTCTTGATCGCGTCGGCAATTTCCTCATCGCCGTAGCCCGGTCCCCAGTAGGCATGGTCCATCACGAAGTCCGGACGCTCTCCGGTTTCGGTCGCGTGCGCGTAGAGCGCCGCGCCGATTGCCGTTCCCGAGTCCGACGACGCGGGCTGCACGAAGAGCCCCTCAATGTCGTCGCGGCGCGCGAAGGTCCCGTTCATCGAACAGTTCAGCGCGACGCCGCCCGCCAGACACAGATTCTTCGCGCCTGTAAGGCCAAGCAAGTAGTCGACCCAGGCGTGCCCCATGGCTTCGAGCGATCGTTGAGCCTTTGCAGCCAGTGCGCGGTGTTCATCGGTGAGCTCATCATCGGGACTGCGGTAGCGAAGGCTTCGAAAATACGCGTCGCACGCGCGCTCATCGA is a window of Chrysiogenia bacterium DNA encoding:
- a CDS encoding carbamoyltransferase, which gives rise to MGVSPRHIEAEIGFLSTHYFGVRNLFGRMVPDKSRVRFVEHHLSHAASAFLCSPFERAAILTIDGRGGFSSGLLALGEGARIRELARIPVGQSLGLFYERMTEALGFRKHSEEGKVMGLAAYVPSDQVAPFDFLHMPRGAPPRIDERACDAYFRSLRYRSPDDELTDEHRALAAKAQRSLEAMGHAWVDYLLGLTGAKNLCLAGGVALNCSMNGTFARRDDIEGLFVQPASSDSGTAIGAALYAHATETGERPDFVMDHAYWGPGYGDEEIADAIKKSKVAHWKKCENIAVETAEKLAAGKIVAWFQGRCEIGPRALGARSILANPGMAEMKDKVNKEVKWREPWRPFAPSIQEEKVGQFVERPIHSPFMIVAFQANEHGKNTIPAAVHVDGTCRVQSVSKKVAPLYWQMLEEMEKRTGAAVVMNTSFNVKGQPIVLSPLEAISTFYSCGLDHLAIGSYLISKEPDA
- a CDS encoding helix-turn-helix transcriptional regulator, with protein sequence MSGSYDPEKFRRDLGRQLRALRRESGLTQAVVAKHAEIGNEFVSRLENGQGSPSLDTLGRLAAALDIPVSELFQFENESPTQQRTTKRLMRVLNRLGEEEIDLVLRMAEQVARYQSRSSQDLPESSCA